The following are from one region of the Sorghum bicolor cultivar BTx623 chromosome 2, Sorghum_bicolor_NCBIv3, whole genome shotgun sequence genome:
- the LOC110432875 gene encoding ubiquitin-conjugating enzyme E2 36-like, with the protein MANSNLPRRIIKETQRLLSEPAPGISASPSEENMRYFNVMILGPSQSPYEGGVFKLELFLPEEYPMAPPKVRFLTKIYHPNIDKLGRICLDILKDKWSPALQIRTVLLSIQALLSAPNPDDPLADNVAKHWKANEAEAVETAKEWTRVYASGA; encoded by the exons ATGGCCAACAGCAACCTCCCCCGCCGCATCATCAAG GAGACGCAGCGGTTGCTCAGCGAGCCAG CTCCAGGAATCAGTGCCTCGCCATCAGAGGAGAACATGCGCTACTTCAATGTCATGATCCTTGGACCATCGCAGTCGCCATACGAGG GAGGAGTTTTCAAGCTCGAGTTATTCTTGCCTGAAGAATATCCAATGGCTCCACCAAAG GTTCGTTTTCTCACAAAAATTTATCACCCTAACATTGACAAG CTTGGTAGGATATGCCTTGATATTTTGAAGGACAAGTGGAGTCCTGCCCTTCAGATTCGAACAGTTTTATTGAG CATCCAGGCATTGCTTAGTGCTCCAAACCCTGATGACCCACTTGCCGACAATGTGGCAAAGCACTGGAAGGCTAATGAAGCTGAAGCTGTAGAAACAG CTAAAGAGTGGACCCGTGTATATGCAAGCGGAGCTTGA
- the LOC8065472 gene encoding phosphoenolpyruvate carboxylase 2, with product MAALGAKMERLSSIDAQLRMLVPGKVSEDDKLIEYDALLLDRFLDILQDLHGDDLKEMVQECYEVAAEYETKHDLQKLDELGKMITSLDPGDSIVIAKSFSHMLNLANLAEEVQIAYRRRIKLKKGDFADENSAITESDIEETLKRLVVDLKKSPAEVFDALKSQTVDLVLTAHPTQSVRRSLLQKHSRIRNCLVQLYSKDITPDDKQELDEALQREIQAAFRTDEIRRTQPTPQDEMRAGMSYFHETIWKGVPKFLRRVDTALKNIGINERVPYNAPLIQFSSWMGGDRDGNPRVTPEVTRDVCLLARMMASNLYCSQIEDLMFELSMWRCSDELRMRADELHRSTKKDAKHYIEFWKKVPPNEPYRVILSDVRDKLYNTRERSRELLSSGHSDIPEEATLTTVEQLLEPLELCYRSLCACGDRVIADGSLLDFLRQVSTFGLSLVRLDIRQESDRHTDVLDAITTYLGIGSYREWPEERRQEWLLSELNGKRPLFGPDLPKTEEIADVLDTFHVIAELPADNFGAYIISMATAPSDVLAVELLQRECHVKTPLRVVPLFEKLADLEAAPAALARLFSIDWYRQRINGKQEVMIGYSDSGKDAGRLSAAWQLYKAQEELIKVAKDFGVKLTMFHGRGGTVGRGGGPTHLAILSQPPDTIHGSLRVTVQGEVIEQSFGEEHLCFRTLQRFTAATLEHGMHPPNAPKPEWRALLDEMAVVATEEYRSIVFKEPRFVEYFRLATPETEYGRMNIGSRPSKRKPSGGIESLRAIPWIFAWTQTRFHLPVWLGFGGAFKHVLQKDIRNLHMLQEMYNEWPFFRVTIDLVEMVFAKGNPGIAALYDKLLVSEELRPLGEKLRANYEETQKLLLQVAGHRDLLEGDPYLKQRLRLRDAYITTLNVCQAYTLKRIRDPDYHVALRPHLSKEIMDPTKAASELVKLNPGSEYAPGLEDTLILTMKGIAAGLQNTG from the exons ATGGCGGCCTTAGGGGCGAAGATGGAGCGGCTGTCGTCGATCGACGCGCAGCTGCGGATGCTGGTGCCGGGGAAGGTCTCGGAGGACGACAAGCTCATCGAGTACGACGCGCTCCTCCTCGACCGCTTCCTCGACATCCTCCaggacctccacggcgacgaccTCAAGGAGATG GTTCAAGAATGCTATGAGGTAGCTGCTGAGTATGAAACAAAACATGACTTGCAAAAGCTTGATGAACTCGGGAAGATGATAACAAGCTTGGATCCTGGGGACTCTATTGTGATCGCCAAGTCTTTCTCGCACATGCTTAACTTGGCCAACTTGGCTGAGGAAGTCCAGATAGCATACAGGAGGAGaatcaagctcaagaagggagaCTTTGCTGATGAGAACTCGGCAATCACAGAATCTGACATTGAGGAAACACTTAAGAGGCTTGTTGTTGACCTGAAGAAGTCACCTGCTGAGGTATTTGATGCCCTCAAGAGCCAGACTGTTGATCTGGTTTTGACTGCACATCCAACACAGTCTGTGAGGAGGTCACTGCTCCAGAAACACTCGAG GATACGAAACTGTTTGGTTCAACTCTACTCAAAAGATATCACTCCAGATGATAAGCAGGAACTTGATGAGGCTCTGCAGAGAGAG ATCCAAGCTGCCTTTAGAACTGATGAGATCCGAAGAACGCAGCCCACTCCCCAAGATGAAATGCGTGCTGGTATGAGCTACTTCCATGAAACAATTTGGAAGGGTGTTCCAAAGTTCTTGCGCCGAGTTGATACTGCATTGAAGAACATTGGGATTAACGAGCGTGTTCCTTACAATGCACCTCTTATTCAGTTCTCTTCTTGGATGGGAGGAGATCGTGATG GAAATCCAAGAGTGACACCAGAGGTTACCAGGGATGTCTGCTTGCTTgccaggatgatggcatcgaACTTGTACTGCTCTCAGATTGAGGATCTCATGTTTGAG TTGTCTATGTGGCGATGCAGTGATGAGCTGCGCATGCGAGCTGATGAGCTGCATCGCTCCACTAAGAAGGATGCCAAGCATTACATAG AGTTTTGGAAGAAGGTTCCTCCAAATGAGCCATATCGGGTGATACTGAGTGATGTCAGGGATAAACTCTACAACACTCGTGAGCGGTCACGAGAGCTTTTATCCAGTGGACATTCTGATATTCCTGAGGAAGCTACATTGACAACTGTTGAGCAG CTGTTGGAGCCCTTGGAACTATGTTACAGATCACTCTGTGCTTGTGGTGACCGTGTAATTGCTGATGGAAGTCTTCTGGATTTCTTGCGTCAAGTCTCCACCTTTGGACTCTCCCTTGTGAGGCTTGACATTAGGCAAGAATCAGATCGGCATACTGATGTCCTTGATGCCATCACTACGTACCTGGGGATAGGATCTTACCGCGAGTGGCCTGAAGAACGCCGCCAAGAATGGCTACTGTCTGAACTTAATGGCAAGCGCCCTCTGTTTGGCCCGGACCTTCCCAAGACTGAGGAGATTGCTGATGTTCTAGACACATTCCACGTTATCGCTGAGCTTCCTGCTGACAATTTTGGTGCTTATATCATTTCCATGGCAACAGCTCCTTCGGATGTCCTTGCTGTTGAGCTCCTCCAACGTGAGTGTCATGTAAAGACACCACTTAGAGTAGTCCCACTGTTTGAGAAGTTGGCTGATCTTGAGGCTGCCCCAGCTGCATTGGCCAGACTGTTCTCAATCGATTGGTATAGACAGAGGATCAATGGCAAGCAGGAGGTCATGATTGGGTATTCAGATTCAGGCAAAGATGCGGGTCGCCTCTCAGCAGCTTGGCAGCTATACAAAGCTCAGGAGGAGCTCATCAAGGTTGCTAAGGACTTCGGTGTGAAGTTGACGATGTTCCATGGACGTGGTGGGACTGTTGGAAGGGGTGGTGGTCCCACTCACCTTGCCATCTTGTCCCAGCCACCAGACACGATCCATGGATCACTCCGGGTCACTGTTCAAGGTGAAGTCATTGAGCAGTCTTTTGGTGAGGAGCACTTGTGCTTTAGGACACTGCAACGTTTCACGGCTGCTACCCTGGAGCATGGAATGCACCCACCAAATGCACCAAAGCCAGAATGGCGAGCCCTTCTTGATGAGATGGCAGTTGTGGCAACTGAGGAATATCGGTCCATTGTCTTCAAAGAGCCACGCTTCGTTGAGTATTTCCGCCTC GCAACACCTGAAACAGAGTATGGTAGGATGAACATAGGAAGCAGGCCATCCAAGAGAAAGCCGAGCGGAGGTATCGAGTCACTCCGAGCAATCCCATGGATCTTTGCTTGGACACAAACACGGTTCCACCTCCCGGTATGGCTAGGATTTGGAGGCGCATTCAAGCATGTCCTCCAGAAGGACATCAGGAACCTCCACATGCTCCAGGAAATGTACAATGAGTGGCCATTTTTCAGGGTCACTATTGATCTGGTGGAGATGGTGTTCGCCAAGGGTAACCCTGGCATTGCTGCACTTTATGACAAACTCCTTGTTTCAGAGGAACTGCGTCCATTGGGTGAGAAGCTGAGGGCCAACTATGAAGAAACCCAAAAGCTTCTACTTCAG GTTGCCGGGCACAGGGATCTCCTGGAAGGTGACCCTTACCTGAAGCAGCGGCTCCGCCTCCGTGACGCGTACATCACCACCCTGAACGTCTGCCAGGCCTACACCCTGAAGCGGATCCGTGACCCGGACTACCATGTCGCGCTGCGCCCCCACCTCTCCAAGGAGATCATGGACCCCACCAAGGCGGCTTCAGAGCTGGTGAAGCTGAACCCTGGCAGCGAGTATGCACCGGGGCTGGAGGACACCCTCATTCTGACCATGAAGGGCATAGCAGCCGGTCTCCAGAACACCGGTTAA